One Papaver somniferum cultivar HN1 unplaced genomic scaffold, ASM357369v1 unplaced-scaffold_135, whole genome shotgun sequence genomic window, CCAGACCAAAATTCCTGAATTATCTTAGCCATTGATTTCTCGTGAATCATAACCGTTGATGCTAGGTATATACAACAACTTACCTTAATCTCTCGGTCTTTCCTCCTCttcctcccttttcttcttctgttctgTCTTACGAGCGATCTAgaacttcttcttcagcagcaccacCAGAATAAATCACATCTTCTTGTTTGATCTCAATCCATCAACACCTATATATCACAACGAAATCAACACCTCTCTATCAcagccaccaccaccttctcttcACTTATTCATCTTCAGTTATTTCAAAATCTAACAGGTAAACTAATTCATCAGATTCATTTGTATATCTATAAACTAATTAAGGGTTTCTATTAATTTCAGGTTTGATTAATTTGTTAAATgtgaatttggtttttatggattGCATGTTTAATTAGAGTTTTGTTTGAGATCGAATAGATTGATTTTATTGAAATTAATGGTTTTAGATTGCATCTGATATGGGTTTTTGATTATACAGGAAATCAGTTGAAATTATTGTTCTTTCATGGATGCATACTAAGAATTAGAAAATAGGTATATTGAATTGTGAACAGGGAATCGATTCATGCTGTATATTTAATGTTAATATGGTCGCTAAATTGTCGCTGATAAGACTTTTATTGATTGTCAATCAGTTACTAAATATGGATAAGCACCGTTACTTTCAGTGGTAATAATAGCAGTAGTATTTGACATGGTGGTATCGATAAGTGGATTGGAGAGAACAAGAGATATAAAGAACATGTCGGGATGCAAAAATTACGAAAGAGCGGGAGCAATAAATAGGTAGATTATTGTCTATTGGGTTCCTCAATAATTAGTTAAATTAGTCAGTTGagatgttgtttttatttttccttttttggtATAAATTATACCACTGTATGTTTATTCATTAAAGGTTCCTCAATAATTAGTTAAATTAGTCAGTTGagatctttttttgtttttccttttttggtATAGATTATACTAGTGTATGTTTATTCATTAAAGTTGTATATGAGATGATGGAAGGGGGTTTGCTTAATTGAGTTCTTGACTGAGAAGATTGTATAATATTTATtggattgtggagattttttttGATATTCAACAGATGTATGTTAGGACTTTAGTTCTGAGTTTTTGTGTTACTTCTATATTAAATTTTCAGGTAAAAACCTGATATCACAAGACCGGTATTAGAGGTACAGGTACAAGTACAAGTAATACAAGTACAAGTACCAGTTCTCAAAATGAGGTACAGGTAAACaccaagtacagggaccggttctATAAGAGAACCGGTCCGTACCGGACCATGTGCATCCTTATAGCAGTACATAAGGGATAAACATAACCCCATACCAGGTTACTATTAGACTAATATTGACACGCCCTTGTATATGTGACTCATACATAGAGTGGACGTGGGTCCCAGAATGGTGGAATCCACGTCATCTAACCGGCTTACAACAGTGAATTTATTTATGTTATttgttagtttaattttattttcatttgttagtttatttattttttgacctttttctttttgttagtaTCAGTAGtaatttatttataaaaaaattgaGTCAATCACAAGAATTTTGTCTCAGTTTATTTATATGAGCCAATCACTTTATTTTATACTTTTtaccttaatttttttttcaattttttatttaaaaaactatttatttttcaatttttttattaatttttttcctaacttcgaatagattttttttattattctggACAAACATCAATATATTGTTCGGCTAGGAAAAAATATTCAACCAACCTCAATATGTTTATAATATGCATGTTTTggcttttaacaaaaaaaaaaaagaaggcaaCAAATAGATTTTGTATTGTAGAGAATTATCTGAAGCAGGGTGAAATTTCCACTAATGTTTGTACTTCTTAACTTAGAGGCAGACCTAAGATAATCGAGTAGGTAAACAAGGAAAATAGTTTCACAAGAGTATGCTTGTTAACGATTTTAAGATCCCTTAACAAATAGAGATATTGTGTATTTAACATGTTCCCAGTAAGGTCGGGAAAGACATCTCGGCCAAGAGTATACAATGAATACCCAGTTGCAGTTTGCTTGACTCTGTCCTCATCTATTACCAACTTCCCTTGTGCAATTCTCTCATTTATCTTCTCAAAATCCTTTTTGAAATTTAAGCTTGAACTTCTTGATTTTCTATTCTTTTTTACTTATTgtttatcaacaacacaatccaCCTCTTTAACGGAACAAGAAAACTCCAGTTCGGTTTTCGATTGACTCCAACCAGAAGTTTCATTGGTAAACTTATACAGCTTATGAAGAATCGTTTTATAAAACTCAACATCCATACTTATCTCGTTCACTCTAAGGCCTGTAATCTTTTCTGACTATCACAGGatttcaagttcttaaaagggggcccatgatacaggtgtatcttTCCTCTTTTAGTAACTAATGATCCCCAAGACGGATCGAGGATAAAATTATAATTTAAGAAAGGAATACTGATTTGAGGAAATAATTTAGATAAGGAATATTTCCTacacaaggtaatattcctagataaggaaatatacctagaaaaggaattacctaaaaggtttgggaaaccaaacgaAGCCTATAAGtagggatgtttagctcataactaaaTACATCCAAGAAAGGAGGTTTGTGAGACAATTCACCTAAAGAAaagtttgtgagacaattaattattgtaaaaacagtttaaggttatttacctaaagagattgtgagcgtaCAAAAGAGAGAATTGTTAtaattttcttgttcataatttaGAGAAGATATTTTATTCGACTCTGGTTTCTTAtgttttctgttttctagttttcatctatcattattctgaattccgcctcaaTAATAATAGTCATCAAGGTACATAGATCCATACGTATCAatattatcagccgaacttcacaaCGTAAGTTTCTTTTGATAAAAACTATAAACTTAGGCAATATATCTTTTATAAATAAAATATCAGCAGTATTGTTCAAACACCTTGAGAATGAAGAACATGGAACAGTTCGATGGATAATTCGTTTCAAATATCATCTGAATTTCACTCTATAACCGCCAAaatccttagttttttttttctttttcttccgaattagacaaaaacaacaaaataggaGATGGATTTGTGGAAAATATTCTAATGTACATTTTAGGAATTGGTTCTTTACTTGATTAAATTTTACTTCAATTTCTTTTTCAACTCTTTCAATTTCTTGTTGTTCTTCAATTGGCCGATTAGAAGAATATCTAAAACGCCTACCTACTGAACGACTCTTTGTGCGTGTCATTTTAAAAAATTTAAATCGACGATCAAAGTTTTACGAATCCACGATTAATTGACGGCAATGGAAAACATTTTGTTGGATTCAATTATAGGAGAAGAAAAGGAAATGATAAAACTAATTTTGATTTTCTATCTAGTATATGGTTAGGTATTTAAATTACTGAAAGGGTGGTAATTTAAAAAAAGAGAGGGTACCTATAAGTAATATTACTACCAAGTAAGCACCTCTTATTACTCTGCATACACTAATTGGTTTCATAACAATGTGATCCATGGAAGTTTTACGTTTTCCCCAGAACAGACTTCATTTTTAAGCATTGACGTTGCTTAGTGTATGGGCTCGAGTGTCAAAAGTCGGTCGTTTTATTTAATGTCCGTATTTATCATAAACAATGGTTTTGTATGAACCCAAACATTAGATTAGGTAAAGACCGCCCTCAAATGAGGATGGGCACTATCCACCTGGAATTAGCAGGGGGTTACTTATGGTGGAACCCACTCAAAGTTTTGTAGGACCGGTTTTGTCATAGTTTTTTTTGGAGATTTAAATAGACTTTTTGTTCGATTTGAACGCGAAATgcttattagatattttaaatatTTACTAGTGTAAATATTTATTGGATGTGTATACAACACGAAATCATTTTTTATAGGTATCGTTTATCAAGTACCGGCATCGTTTTGCAGGAATATTTAAGATACTGCTCTATGAGCCCCACAAGGTTTAGTAGGGGGTGAACCATATTTACCGTGTATCTCATATGGGCTGTGTGTTTGGGGTTTTAGCATTGGCACATAGAATTTTGGGAGATAGCAAAACTAATTGGGAGATATCAAAATTaattggggatatgaattacttcctccaaccaaaggtgtctgctaatGGGTGTTGTTTGGgacgaaaatactaaaacacccttccctcaaaataaaaatcaaaaaacttaaaatcaaaaaacaaaaacatatccccatttccatcttcacttcttattaatctcttttagggttagggctTTGAACCTAAATATTCCTCACTCCCTTTGAAATTCTAAATTTCCCCActtcctttcaaattctcttttccttctctaccggctcctcactttgaaaacgacTTCTTTTTTCaacattcggaagtgatgaagaccatgccggaagtgatgaagaccatgccggaagtgatgaagaccataccggtacttgctatttcagacaaattttttctgtatatttttgtcctcaaaccggcatggttcatttgggaatcgaccatgccgacaccactaccggcatgctcgataatacttttaccatgccggcactgagtttttcaggcgtAAAAATGGCGGattcaatgaaaaaaatcaaatttcaatacattaatactTAAACATGGGTAATTGGAGTACTTGTACGTTCAGATTATTtgctttcttgggttggttcttcacatAAAGCTTCATGATCATATACATGGACGGAGGAAAATGGGGACAAATGGGGTCCCCAGCCCCCACTTGATTTTGAAATTCCTTTGGTACAGGTTCACCATTTTTGTAATTTAAGGATCGTGTGGGGAAAATATGCTAAATAGAGTTGAATTTTCATTTTTAATGGGATCAATACGGTAAAACTAATatcaaattaataaaaatacattaaatgtgagacttaaaaataaaaattcatctAAATTTCTATGTTTAATgtaattaaaatattttgtgaCTTTATTTTCACTTAgtaaaaactaaataaaattgtTAAAATAAATCGAGCGGTCTTCGGCCGCTTACTCGATATTATGCACAAAAATTTGCTATATGAATTCATCCCCATTTTAGAATATGTCTGACTCCGTTATTGATCATAAATATGTTGATTTAATATTGTTGCATCGACAAATTCAACGTTAATGATTTATACTAATCATCATCAAAAGAACCtattaacttaattaattataattaaCCATTAACCacgattagtgaggggtagattaggaattaaaaaaataattagataaggggtgattcTGATTtaatatttggatccagtttctATCTTTTTCCTgtatccccaattagttttgatcaCGTTCATTATTATTGTTCTCTAATACACATATAtttatttcgattagattagatTTTGTAAGGGCAAGTTGGTGTACTCAGAGGCGGTTTGTTATGCCTTATATTTTCGAACATTTCCTTACCGGTAACCATGGATACGAAAACTGGACCATGCCCACCTCTAAATTTCTAGCCGCCCCTAACTTTGTTTAAGACCGAGCCCACCACAGGCACTGGTATTTTTCATAATATCACTTTGAGCCGTAACCTTCTGGCGGtgaacgtttttttttttgcaagctaACGGTAACCCTAATTAGGAAACATCACCTATATAGAGAGAGATTATCTCTCTGGGTTTCTAAATTTAGTTATCGATATCTCTGACCAAGAAAAGGgctctcttctcttctttttccgtcttctttcttatgtcatTAGAGATATTATATCTCTGGGTTTCTGGAAGAAGAATATCACGTAGGCGCAATAAATCAAGGtctccctcttcttcttctttttcttcttcttcttcagtgaaTTCCTCATTCGCTTTCCAATTTCAGATAATAGTTCGAAATTTAGTCGGCGTTTCTTTTTACTACTGATCACAGATAGAGATCTAGGAATATTTCGTTCAGAAATCTTGCTCTTTTTTCCTCTCCATCTCTGGATCTCTATGGCTAAACCCAACGTGGATGCTGATGGTTCAATATGCAGCATCGACAAACTTGCCAATGATGTTCTGCTTTACATCTTGTCAGAATTAGTACCAATCGAGACCATTGCCAGCTGCAAATTTGTCTGCAAAAAGTGGAACAAGCTCTTGGCTGGTGTTCGTGGAACCATGATTTTCTTGATCTCATTCCCAGGACAACGCAATGCAAAGCTATATTTTGAAGatatcttcaagttgcttattaACATGAATCCCGTACTCGCCACCATCGAAAGCTATATTTAGTccaatttttcatgacccagttaatggctagtccacccacgAAAACCATTTACTCgttttttggactagattatttactcgctagtccaaaaattttgtggagattataaagtgtattttctaaatgcctaaaacacccttacagatctaattagtatcaacatatTTAATATTACTAGTAATATGTTACTACATTCTAATAGTATCAATATggtcatactacatatcaatatgtactatattaatagtaaaaagaatatgttactcgtaaattaagtaactactctactatactagtagtaacatgtgtactagtagactagtttactagtagtaactagtactatactagtatactagtagtactaatagtaactagtattatactagtaaactagtatactagtaacatattaatatgtaatatcaatatataacatactacatactaatatgacactacatactaatatgacatacatattaatatgacactacatattacatatgttactagttattacatattactagttacatatgttactacatattacatatgttactacatattacatatgtatactagtatactagtaaactagtattaagtaactactctactatactagtagtaacatgtgtactagtagactagtttactagtagtaactagtactatactagtatactagtagtactaatagtaactagtatactagtaacatattaatatgtaatatcaatatataacatactacatactaatatgtagtgtcaatatataacatactacatattaatatgtagtatcaatattaatatgtaatatcaatatataacataccacatattaataatgttactacatattaatatgtaatgccaatgtataacatactacatattaatatgtagtatcagtatATAACATATTCATACTAGTAACATacgttactacatattacatttgttctatatatgttactacatattttgCTACATAATACATattaatactagtatactagtagttactagtatactagtatactactagttattagttactacatattacatatgttactagttactacatattactagttacatatgttactacatattacatatgtatactagttacatatgttactacatattacatatgtataatagtatactagtaaactagtattaaTACTAATATATATGTTACTAACATACACAGtatattatatgttagggttagtagagtaattttactcttttcaaatcttttttggactagggagtaaatgttgtttcccgctggactagccactaatccggatcgggtttagtggactaaacaggaaatctCTCATTCTAAATTTAGTTATCGATATCTCTGACCAAGAAAAGGgctctcttctcttcttttcccgtcttctttcttatgtcatTAGAGATATTATATCTCTGGGTTTCTGGAAGAAGAATATCACGTAGGCGCAATAAATCAAGGtctccctcttcttctttttcttcttcttcttcttcttcagtgaaTTCCTCATTCGCTTTCCAATTTCAGATAATAGTTCGAAATTTAGTCGGCGTTTCTTTTTACTACTGATCACAGATAGAGATCTAGGAATATTTCGTTCAGAAATCTTGCTCTTTTTTCCTCTCCATCTCTATGGCTAAACCCAACGTGGATGCTGATGGTTCAATATGCAGCATCGACAAACTTGCCAATGATGTTCTGCTTTACATCTTGTCAGAATTAGTACCAATCGAGACCATTACCAGCTGCAAATTTGTCTGCAAAAAGTGGAACAAGCTATTGGCTGGTGTTCGTGGAACCATGATTTTCTTGGTCTCATCCCCAGGACAACGCAATGTAAAGCTATATTTTGAAGATATCTTCAAGTTGCTTAGTAACATGAATCCCGTACTCGCCACCATCGAAAGCTTATGCTTCAAGACCTGCGCTACAGAAATTTTACATCAACCAGTGAACAAGATAAAAGTCAGAACACAAGGAAACAAGAAAGCAATTGCAATAGGTTCTAGAGCTGGTCTGGTATGTATCTCTCGCCCTCACCATGGTTTATCTGACCCAACACATGTTTGCAACCCAATGACTTTTGAATACACCAACCTACCACAGCTAAGCAGTAGTTTAAGAGGAGGTTATGTTGTAAGTGGGTTTGGGCATCTACCTGAATGTAAGCAATTCAAGGTTCTCAGAATTTACTACCCTAGTACTGAACTTAGAGACCTTGACAATGCTCCACTTGGAATGGCTCAAGTGGTCACTCTCGGATTCGGAGGGTCGAGTAACACTTGGAGAGATGTGGGTGTTATTAAAACCCCACTGTGGCAGCCAGGAATTCAATCT contains:
- the LOC113334087 gene encoding putative F-box protein At1g70380, translating into MAKPNVDADGSICSIDKLANDVLLYILSELVPIETITSCKFVCKKWNKLLAGVRGTMIFLVSSPGQRNVKLYFEDIFKLLSNMNPVLATIESLCFKTCATEILHQPVNKIKVRTQGNKKAIAIGSRAGLVCISRPHHGLSDPTHVCNPMTFEYTNLPQLSSSLRGGYVVSGFGHLPECKQFKVLRIYYPSTELRDLDNAPLGMAQVVTLGFGGSSNTWRDVGVIKTPLWQPGIQSGETLYFMGPIDCTIVTFNLQQENFGQLEPPPCLQQFENSIYHLQELNGVLYFIHQLTGRHIHLWAQGEHDSWVTAYTIEWPWKCPYDYFQPIALTAREEILFWVNCKLCVYDSKTSTFKINVDLNPGNKLAICQAICYESSDKK